The Flavobacterium jumunjinense genome includes a region encoding these proteins:
- a CDS encoding T9SS type A sorting domain-containing protein: MKILKIKKHLLKCLLITLSISTYSQQLPNRYIENITQNVQITKNIIFSTNIPTVRTTNLFGNHIANEDSFGKKKVTLKMDIYRPSGDTLTKRPVIIFAFGGAFINGKKSNKGMVKLCEEFARRGFVTASIEYRLGMNITDQELSRRAVYRALQDGRSAVRFFRKNAATYGIDPDQVYISGQSSGAILSLHSVYLDKESDRPASTRDYFGRPDLGGIESIGDNKTYNNGSVVNGKANGVMAFAGALGEIDYIENANDVKAIYFHSTDDNIILYDSGEPFKNFNWIPGFNLPTLYGSKPLSIRSSNVNLTNALYTYSNRGHAVHLDGNSIYPDITPKGSQYFYDNFLKPNNVTISGNNLGCSNCIETYSVPNNSFYYDWEVIGGSIINQSPYSNNVTIQWNSTSTKQITVTNYSRQLARGNVTSLVINNQLKNFVQPVVTISPNPFKENLNIELNEAFNGEIRIAIFNINGEEVLNTHSTKNNPTIIETINTSNLISGFYFIKIIDEKNSVVKKLIKQ, encoded by the coding sequence ATGAAAATATTAAAAATAAAAAAACACCTACTAAAGTGTTTACTAATAACACTCTCAATTAGCACATATTCACAACAACTCCCTAACAGATATATTGAAAACATTACTCAAAATGTACAAATCACTAAAAATATAATTTTCAGCACTAACATACCAACTGTGAGAACCACAAATCTTTTTGGCAACCATATTGCAAATGAAGACAGCTTTGGAAAAAAAAAGGTAACACTAAAAATGGACATCTACAGACCTTCTGGTGACACATTAACAAAAAGACCAGTAATCATTTTTGCGTTTGGTGGTGCATTTATAAATGGTAAGAAATCTAATAAAGGAATGGTTAAACTTTGTGAAGAATTTGCGAGAAGAGGTTTTGTAACCGCTTCAATAGAATACAGGTTAGGAATGAATATAACCGACCAAGAATTATCAAGAAGAGCTGTTTACAGAGCACTTCAGGATGGTCGTTCTGCAGTACGCTTTTTTAGAAAAAATGCAGCTACTTATGGAATAGACCCAGATCAGGTTTACATATCTGGTCAGAGCTCGGGCGCTATACTTTCGCTTCATAGTGTGTATTTAGACAAAGAGTCAGACAGACCAGCATCTACAAGAGATTATTTTGGAAGACCTGATTTAGGAGGTATAGAAAGCATTGGAGATAATAAAACCTATAATAACGGAAGCGTTGTAAACGGAAAAGCAAACGGAGTTATGGCTTTTGCTGGAGCACTTGGAGAAATTGATTACATTGAAAATGCAAACGATGTTAAAGCTATTTACTTCCATAGTACGGATGACAACATAATTCTTTATGATTCAGGAGAACCTTTTAAAAATTTTAATTGGATACCTGGTTTTAATTTACCAACACTTTATGGAAGTAAACCATTAAGCATACGTTCATCTAATGTAAACCTAACTAATGCTTTATACACATACTCTAATAGAGGACATGCAGTTCATTTGGATGGCAATTCTATTTACCCAGATATAACTCCAAAAGGTAGCCAATACTTTTATGATAATTTTTTAAAACCAAACAACGTTACTATTTCAGGAAACAATTTAGGTTGTTCTAATTGTATCGAAACGTATTCTGTTCCTAATAATTCGTTTTATTACGATTGGGAAGTTATAGGTGGTTCAATCATTAATCAATCACCTTATTCAAATAACGTTACTATACAATGGAATAGCACTTCTACAAAACAAATTACAGTAACCAATTACAGTAGACAACTAGCAAGAGGTAACGTTACATCGCTAGTAATTAATAATCAATTAAAGAACTTCGTTCAACCTGTAGTTACAATTAGTCCAAATCCGTTCAAAGAGAACTTAAATATTGAACTAAATGAAGCTTTTAATGGCGAAATTAGAATTGCTATATTCAATATAAATGGAGAAGAAGTACTAAACACGCACTCTACCAAGAATAATCCTACTATCATTGAGACTATAAACACAAGTAATTTAATTTCTGGTTTCTATTTTATTAAGATCATTGATGAGAAGAATAGTGTGGTTAAAAAATTAATAAAACAATAA
- the yajC gene encoding preprotein translocase subunit YajC: MTYQLAIQILLMIAIFYFLMIRPNQQRAKKEKEFEAGLKVGDKVITKSGIHGKIAEQSDATVVVETMAGKIKMEKSAISLEMSAKLVEKEKK; encoded by the coding sequence ATGACTTATCAGTTAGCCATACAAATATTGTTGATGATTGCAATATTTTATTTTTTAATGATTAGACCAAATCAACAAAGAGCAAAAAAAGAAAAAGAGTTTGAAGCAGGTTTAAAAGTAGGCGATAAAGTAATCACGAAATCTGGAATTCATGGTAAAATAGCAGAGCAATCTGATGCTACTGTGGTTGTTGAAACAATGGCAGGAAAAATTAAAATGGAAAAATCGGCTATTTCTTTAGAAATGAGTGCAAAACTTGTTGAGAAAGAGAAGAAGTAA
- a CDS encoding DUF1573 domain-containing protein — protein MLKKTLTLVTLSFLFSVTSCKDNATMKITDADMEAVEVATKIAEEKAGKMPVVEFDKIDHDFGTINAGDKVTTEFIVKNIGEGDLIISDAKATCGCTVPEYPKHPLKSGESAPIKVTFDSTGKSGNQSKTVTLTTNTEKASETFNIRANVLTKEGIPPFKK, from the coding sequence ATGTTAAAAAAAACGTTAACCCTAGTAACCTTGTCATTTTTATTTTCTGTTACATCTTGTAAAGATAATGCAACAATGAAAATTACTGATGCAGATATGGAAGCAGTTGAAGTTGCTACTAAAATAGCAGAAGAAAAAGCTGGTAAAATGCCAGTTGTAGAATTTGATAAAATAGATCACGATTTTGGAACAATAAACGCAGGTGATAAAGTTACGACCGAGTTTATAGTGAAAAACATTGGTGAAGGAGATTTAATAATCTCAGATGCAAAGGCAACTTGTGGTTGTACAGTGCCAGAATATCCAAAGCACCCTTTAAAATCTGGAGAATCTGCACCAATCAAGGTAACTTTTGACTCTACTGGAAAATCTGGAAATCAAAGTAAAACAGTTACGTTAACTACGAATACAGAAAAAGCAAGTGAAACATTTAATATTAGAGCAAATGTTTTAACAAAAGAAGGAATTCCTCCTTTCAAAAAATAA
- the nusB gene encoding transcription antitermination factor NusB: MLNRRHIRVKVMQGIYAMHQHQGENLDKEEKFLFQSIDNMHDLYLLILSALIEIREKEEEYLELASKKHLATKEERNPSKRFVENKVLNLLLRSDSLTEAIDKRSITNWKHNDDIILFLLEVIKESELYKEYMDLPKVTFKDDKNFISDLFTEVIAPNERLYDYLEEHKLTWLDDLPSVNTLILKQLKQCNENDESFLITRLYKDLDDKDYVKSLFRKTILNETELSKEYIDKTPNWDTDRIAEIDTIILKMAICELLKFPSIPTKVTINEYLEIAKEYSTPKSSIFINGILDNLVKEFEKENRLNKAGRGLL; this comes from the coding sequence ATGTTAAATAGAAGACATATACGAGTGAAGGTGATGCAAGGTATCTATGCGATGCACCAACATCAAGGAGAAAATCTTGATAAAGAGGAAAAATTCTTGTTTCAAAGTATTGATAATATGCACGATTTGTATCTTTTGATATTGTCTGCATTGATAGAAATTCGTGAAAAAGAAGAAGAGTATTTAGAGTTAGCATCTAAAAAGCATTTAGCAACTAAAGAAGAACGAAATCCAAGCAAAAGATTTGTTGAAAACAAAGTATTGAATCTATTATTGCGTAGTGATTCATTAACTGAAGCAATAGACAAAAGATCTATAACGAATTGGAAACATAATGATGATATCATTTTATTTCTTTTAGAAGTTATTAAGGAAAGCGAACTATATAAAGAATATATGGATTTGCCTAAAGTAACTTTTAAAGATGATAAGAACTTTATTTCCGATTTATTTACAGAAGTGATTGCGCCAAATGAAAGACTGTATGACTATTTGGAAGAACATAAGTTAACTTGGTTAGACGATTTACCATCTGTAAACACATTAATCTTAAAACAATTAAAGCAATGTAATGAAAACGATGAAAGTTTTTTAATTACAAGATTGTATAAAGATCTGGATGATAAAGATTATGTGAAAAGTTTATTTAGAAAGACAATTCTAAACGAAACAGAACTTTCTAAAGAATATATTGATAAAACTCCAAATTGGGACACCGATAGAATTGCAGAAATAGATACAATTATCTTGAAAATGGCAATTTGTGAGTTGTTAAAATTTCCTTCAATTCCAACAAAAGTTACAATTAACGAATATTTAGAAATTGCAAAAGAATATTCTACCCCAAAAAGTAGTATTTTTATCAATGGAATTTTGGATAATTTAGTTAAAGAATTTGAAAAAGAAAACCGTTTGAATAAAGCGGGAAGAGGATTATTATAA
- a CDS encoding Glu/Leu/Phe/Val dehydrogenase dimerization domain-containing protein, whose protein sequence is MSTELLLAKELHKVDPVFGQISFDGHEQVVFCHDKDTGLKAIIGIHNTVLGPALGGTRMWNYSNEWEALNDVLRLSRGMSFKSSISGLNLGGGKAVIIGDAKTQKTPELMRRFGEFVDSLSGKYITAEDVGMETKDMDTVREVTKYVTGISKEKGGSGNPSPITAYGVYMGLKAAAKYKFGSDNLDGKKVLVQGIGHVGEVLVQHLTENGAIVSISDINEQRLHDVGAKYGAKIYTGDDLYSADVDIYAPCALGATINDKTIGQIKAKIIAGAANNQLANEVVHGNILKDKGILYAPDFLINAGGVINVYSELANLTKEQVMEKTENIYNTSLEIFDFASKNNITTHQAAMSIAQKRIDDKKNENS, encoded by the coding sequence ATGTCAACAGAACTATTACTAGCAAAAGAGCTACATAAAGTTGATCCCGTTTTTGGTCAAATCTCATTTGACGGACATGAGCAAGTTGTATTTTGCCATGACAAAGATACAGGATTAAAAGCAATTATTGGAATTCATAACACAGTTTTAGGGCCAGCTTTAGGTGGAACAAGAATGTGGAATTATTCTAACGAATGGGAAGCATTGAATGATGTTTTACGTTTGTCTAGAGGAATGTCTTTTAAATCTTCAATTTCTGGTTTAAACCTTGGAGGAGGTAAAGCTGTTATTATTGGGGATGCAAAAACGCAAAAAACTCCAGAATTAATGAGAAGATTTGGAGAGTTTGTAGATTCTTTATCAGGAAAATATATTACAGCAGAGGATGTTGGAATGGAAACGAAAGATATGGATACGGTTCGTGAAGTAACTAAATATGTAACTGGTATCTCTAAAGAAAAAGGAGGTTCAGGGAATCCTTCACCTATAACAGCTTATGGTGTTTATATGGGGCTAAAAGCTGCAGCTAAATACAAATTTGGTTCAGATAATTTAGATGGTAAAAAGGTTTTAGTACAAGGAATTGGTCATGTTGGTGAAGTTTTAGTACAACATTTAACAGAAAATGGAGCAATTGTTTCAATTTCTGATATTAACGAACAACGTCTTCATGATGTTGGTGCTAAATATGGAGCAAAAATTTATACAGGAGACGATTTGTATAGTGCAGACGTTGATATTTATGCTCCTTGTGCATTAGGTGCAACTATTAACGACAAAACTATTGGGCAAATTAAAGCAAAAATTATTGCTGGTGCAGCTAATAATCAATTAGCTAATGAAGTAGTTCATGGAAATATCTTAAAGGATAAAGGTATTTTATATGCTCCAGATTTCCTTATTAATGCAGGTGGTGTAATTAATGTCTATTCGGAATTAGCTAATTTGACAAAAGAACAAGTGATGGAGAAGACCGAAAATATTTATAATACATCTCTTGAGATTTTCGATTTTGCTAGTAAAAACAATATTACAACACATCAAGCGGCTATGTCTATTGCACAAAAGCGTATTGATGATAAAAAGAATGAGAATTCATAA
- a CDS encoding ABC transporter ATP-binding protein — translation MKELQYLNKYFAKYKYRFFFGIIFTIAAQIFSLFTPELIGNSISAIKELTQNKNLTIELITSALYKNILLIIGTTIIAGFFTFLMRQSIIVMSRYVEFDLKNEVFNHYQRLTQSFYKKNRTGDLMSRISEDVGKVRMYVGPAVMYSLNTIIRFTVVIIYMYNISPKLTLYTLLPLPLLSYGIFKISTVINKKSGLFQQNLSTLSSFTQEMFSGIRVIKAYAIENYKTEEFSKLTKDSNEKAMSLAKTHSLFGPLMILLIGLSNLVVIYVGGMMYIKGDIPDIGIIAQFILYINMLTWPVASLGWVSSLVQEAEASQKRINEFLLIQPEITNQVEEHTEIVGRIEFKDVSFTYEDTNIEALKHINFTVNPGETLAILGKTGSGKSTILSLISRLYDVSSGVIKIDENPIQKVHLDDLRNNVGVVPQDAFLFSDTIKNNIKFGNENATDEEVIEVAKKAVVHHNIVDFTNQYETILGERGITLSGGQKQRVSIARALIKNAPILLLDDCLSAVDTETEEQILNNLMAFCDNKTTVIVSHRISSAKNADKIIILEDGKIIQKGTHNQLVVEDGYYKDLYFKQLSEKEIV, via the coding sequence ATGAAAGAATTACAATACTTAAACAAATATTTTGCAAAATATAAATACCGTTTTTTTTTCGGAATTATTTTTACTATTGCAGCACAAATTTTCTCATTATTCACTCCTGAACTAATTGGGAACTCAATAAGTGCGATAAAAGAACTTACTCAAAACAAGAATCTAACCATTGAACTCATAACCTCAGCACTTTATAAGAATATTCTTCTAATAATTGGAACCACAATTATAGCTGGTTTTTTTACCTTCTTAATGCGTCAATCTATTATCGTAATGTCCCGATATGTAGAATTCGACTTAAAAAATGAAGTTTTCAATCACTATCAAAGACTTACTCAAAGTTTCTACAAGAAAAACAGAACTGGAGATTTAATGAGTCGTATTAGTGAAGATGTTGGAAAAGTACGTATGTATGTTGGTCCAGCAGTTATGTATTCCTTAAACACAATAATACGTTTCACTGTTGTTATTATTTATATGTATAACATTTCACCCAAACTGACATTATACACATTACTTCCTTTACCTTTATTATCGTATGGTATCTTCAAAATTAGTACTGTAATTAATAAAAAAAGTGGTCTTTTTCAACAAAATTTATCTACTTTATCCTCTTTTACTCAGGAAATGTTCTCAGGAATTAGAGTAATTAAAGCCTACGCAATAGAAAATTACAAAACAGAAGAGTTTTCAAAGTTAACTAAAGACAGTAATGAGAAAGCAATGAGTTTAGCAAAAACACATTCTTTATTTGGGCCTTTAATGATTCTTTTAATAGGCTTAAGTAATTTAGTTGTTATTTATGTTGGGGGAATGATGTATATCAAAGGTGATATTCCTGATATTGGTATTATTGCGCAATTTATCCTCTACATTAACATGCTAACTTGGCCTGTAGCATCACTTGGTTGGGTTTCATCACTTGTTCAAGAAGCAGAAGCCTCACAAAAAAGAATCAATGAATTTTTATTAATTCAACCAGAAATAACAAATCAGGTAGAAGAGCATACTGAAATTGTTGGAAGAATTGAGTTTAAAGATGTTTCTTTCACTTATGAAGACACGAATATTGAGGCTTTAAAGCACATCAATTTCACCGTTAATCCTGGAGAAACACTTGCCATACTTGGAAAAACAGGCTCTGGAAAATCGACAATACTTTCTTTAATTAGTAGACTGTATGATGTTTCTTCTGGAGTTATTAAAATCGATGAAAATCCAATTCAAAAAGTACACTTAGATGATTTAAGAAACAATGTAGGTGTTGTTCCGCAAGATGCATTTCTATTTTCTGACACTATTAAAAACAACATTAAGTTTGGAAATGAAAACGCAACTGATGAAGAAGTAATTGAAGTCGCTAAAAAAGCAGTTGTTCACCACAATATTGTTGATTTTACGAACCAATATGAAACAATTCTTGGAGAAAGAGGAATTACTTTATCTGGTGGACAAAAGCAACGTGTTTCAATTGCAAGAGCTTTAATAAAGAATGCACCTATTTTATTACTAGACGACTGCTTGAGTGCAGTTGATACTGAGACCGAAGAACAAATTCTTAACAATTTAATGGCGTTTTGTGATAATAAAACCACTGTTATTGTGAGTCATAGGATATCATCTGCTAAAAATGCAGATAAAATAATCATACTAGAAGACGGTAAAATAATACAAAAAGGTACTCATAATCAATTAGTAGTTGAAGATGGTTACTACAAAGACCTTTATTTTAAACAGCTATCGGAAAAAGAAATCGTATAA
- a CDS encoding PUR family DNA/RNA-binding protein, whose translation MRENEMLEKEDIFSKVLRAGRRTYFFDVRATKADDYYITITESKKFTEEDGSYHFKKHKIYLYKEDFVAFKEILDEMTDFVVSQKGEEVISERHQKDFKKETYTDSDDSTPSTESFTNVSFEDI comes from the coding sequence ATGAGAGAAAATGAAATGTTAGAAAAAGAAGATATCTTTTCTAAAGTATTAAGAGCTGGAAGAAGAACATATTTCTTCGATGTGAGAGCAACAAAAGCTGATGATTACTACATAACCATTACTGAAAGTAAAAAATTTACAGAAGAAGATGGTTCATACCATTTTAAAAAGCATAAAATTTACTTATACAAAGAAGATTTTGTAGCTTTTAAAGAAATTTTAGATGAAATGACTGATTTTGTAGTATCTCAAAAAGGTGAAGAAGTGATATCTGAAAGACATCAAAAAGATTTCAAAAAAGAAACTTATACTGACTCTGATGATTCAACTCCTTCAACAGAAAGCTTTACAAATGTAAGTTTTGAAGATATTTAA
- a CDS encoding tRNA-binding protein, whose product MGNNTITWNDFEKVDIRVGTILEVNDFPEARKPAFQLQIDFGEEIGIRKSSAQITTHYTKEELKGKQIMAVVNFPRKQIGKFMSECLVLGLDGHEGGVVLLSPDIQVKNGMKMT is encoded by the coding sequence ATGGGAAATAATACAATAACTTGGAATGATTTTGAAAAAGTAGACATTCGAGTAGGTACAATTTTAGAAGTAAATGATTTCCCTGAAGCTAGAAAGCCAGCGTTTCAATTGCAAATTGATTTTGGAGAAGAGATTGGAATTCGAAAATCATCAGCTCAAATTACAACGCATTATACTAAAGAGGAACTAAAAGGAAAGCAAATCATGGCTGTTGTTAATTTTCCTAGAAAACAAATTGGAAAATTTATGAGTGAATGTCTTGTCTTAGGTTTAGACGGACATGAAGGTGGAGTAGTATTGTTGTCTCCAGATATTCAGGTGAAAAACGGAATGAAAATGACATAA